The nucleotide sequence ACGACACGACGATGGCGAAGATCCGCGACGAGGTTCTGAGGATCATCAGGGCCTGAGGCCCGAGGGGCCGCTGCGGCTGCTCCTCGCCGTCCGCCCCCAGCTGAGGGGCCTGTCGTGCCGCCAGGGTCCGTACGGGGGTACAGCGGGGCAGAGGGGCGCGCGGCGGGCCGCGCCAAGCGCCGGTGAGCGAAAACCCACCCCCGCCCACCCCCGCCCGGCCCCGACCGCCGGGTGCCCGCCCACCGAACGCCCGCCCCAACCCCGGCGGCAACCTCTCCACGGCGGTACTCTGACCAGGCCGCACCGCACGAACCCGCCCCCGAAGGGACCCGACATGGCGCTCGAAGCCGGCCTCCTGGAGATCCTCGCCTGCCCGGCGTGCCACGCCCCCCTCACGGAGGAGGACACCGAGCTGGCCTGCACGAACCAGGAATGCGGCCTCGCCTACCCGATCCGGGACGGCATCCCCGTACTCCTCGTCGACGAGGCCCGCCGCCCCGCGTGACCCACGCGATCAAGCTCTCAGGCAAGGCGTAACCCCGCACGAGCCGGGAACCCCGGCGTACAGGCGAAAAGGGCACCCGGCGATCGGAGGCTGCCGCCCATGCTCGACGAATCGCTGCTAGACACCCCCGAAGCCCTGTCGGAGGCGGACCGTCGCGACCTGCTTCGCGGCGCCGCCGAGGCGGGCGCCAGGGTCCGTACGGCCATCCGTCTCGGCATCGAGGCCGGCATCCCGGCGCTGAAACCGGACGGCCGCCCCCGCTCCCTGCTGTTCGCGGGCCCCGGCATGGCGTCCGCGGGCGTCGCCGACCTGCTCGGCGCCCTCGCCGGGTCCAGCTGTCCCATCATCCGTCTCCACCCCACCGGCGTGGCCCCCGCAGCGGGCGCCCTCCGCTGGGAGCTCCCCGGCTGGGCGGGCCCGGTCGACCTTCTCCTGGTCGCCACCGCGGACGGCAGTGAACCCGGCCTGTCGATCCTCGTCGAACAGGCATACCGCCGCGGCAGCACGGTCGTCGCCGTCGCCCCGGCCCACACCCCCGTCGCCGAGGCGGTGGAAGCCGCCCACGGCCTCTTCGTGCCGATGGCGACCGCCCCGTACGAGCAGGAGGTGCCCCTGGGCGCCGCCGCCCCCGGAGTCCTGTGGGCGCTGCTCACCCCGATGCTCGCGCTACTCGACCGCACCGGCCTGGTCGACGCGTCGCCGGACGCCCTGCAGAAGGTCGCCGACCGCCTCGACCACGTCGCCGAGCGCTGCGGCCCGGCGATCGCCACCTACAGCAACCCCGCCAAGACGCTCGCCGCCGAGCTGGCCGACGTGCTCCCGCTGATCTGGACCGAGGGCCGGGCGGCGGGCCCGGTGGGCCGCCGTTTCGCCTCCGCTCTCGCCGAACTGGCGGGCCGCCCCGGCCTCGCCGCCCAGCTCCCGGAGGCTCTCGCCTCGCACACGGTGCTGCTGTCCGGCCCGCTCGCCGCGAACGCCGACCCCGACGACTTCTTCCGCGACCGCGTCGAGGACGCACCCGTCCTGCACGCGCGCGTGGTGCTCGTCCGCGACCGCCCGACCGGGGGTCTGAGCGCCGTCCCGGTCGCCCGCGAACTGGCTCTCAGCCACGACACCGCGATCAGCGAGCTGGAACCCGAGGAAGGCAGCGACCTGGAAACCCTCGCGGAGATGATCGCCATCACGGATTTCGCCGCCGTTTACCTGTCGCTCGCTTCCGGAGCCTGACCTTTACCGGAGCCCGACCCTGACCGGGGCCTCGGCCGGCTCCCCACCAACGGAGAACGCACACCATGGACCGCCTCGCCAACACCGTCCGCCCCTACGCCTGGGGTTCGACCACCGCCATCCCGCAGCTCCTCGGCGTGGCCCCCACCGGCGAGCCGCAGGCGGAGATGTGGATGGGCGCCCACCCGGGCGCACCCTCGCGCACCGGACGCGGCCCCCTCACCGAGGTCATCGACGAGGCCCCGGAACGCGAGTTGGGATTCCAAACGGTCGCAAAGTTCGGCCCCCGCCTCCCGTTCCTCCTGAAGCTCCTCGCCGCCGGCGCCCCCCTCTCCCTCCAGGTCCACCCCAACCTCGAACAGGCCAGGGAGGGTTACGAGGACGAGGAGCGGCGCGGCATCCCGATCGACGCGGGCCACCGCAACTACAAGGACGCCAACCACAAGCCGGAACTCATCTGCGCCCTCACGGAGTTCGAGGGTCTCTGCGGCTTCCGCGCCCCGCTCCAGGCCGCCGACCTGCTCGCCGCCCTCGACGTCGACTCCCTCAAGCCGTACGTCGACCTCCTGCACGCCCACCCCGAAGAGGCCGCGCTGCGCGAGGTGTTGACCGCCGTCCTGAGCGCCGACCCCGAGAACATGTCCCACACGGTCAACGAGGCCGCGGCCGCCTGCGCCCGCCTCGGCGGCGCCCACGCCCCGTACGCCGACATCGCCCACCACTACCCGGGCGACCCCGGCGTCATCGCCGCCATGCTGCTCAACCACGTACGCCTGCAGCCCGGCGAGGCCCTGTTCCTCGGCGCCGGCATCCCGCACGCCTACCTGAACGGCCTCGGCGTCGAGATCATGGCCAACTCCGACAACGTCCTGCGCTGCGGCCTGACCCCGAAGCACGTCGACGTCCCCGAACTGCTGCGCGTCGTCCGCTTCGAGCCGACCGACCCCGGCGTCCTGCGCCCCGAGGCGTCCCCCGAAGGCGAAGAGGTCTACGAAACCCCCATCGACGAGTTCCGCCTCTCCCGCTACGTCCTGCCCGAGGCCACCGCCCCGCACGACCTCACCCGCGCCACCCCGCAGATCCTCCTCTGCACAGCCGGTTCGGTCCGCGCGGGCGAACACACGCTCACCCCCGGCGAATCCGTCTTCGTACGGGCGGACGAGAAGGCCCGGGTGTCCGGACCGGGCACGTTGTTCCGCGCCACCGTGGTCACCTGAAGGGCGTGAACCCGCCGCAAGCGGCGTGAACCCTCACTGATCCACGGCCTGGCGCACCGGCGCCGGGCCGGGCTGCAACAATGCCCCCTGCAAAAGGCGGGCAAAGCCCGGCCGGTGACGGATGGAAGCGTGGGTACCCAAGCCCACGCACAGACATATGCGTAGGCGAAGGGACACCCCGGACACATGAGCGCGTCAGGCGGCACCAAGGCGATCGTGGCGGCACTCGCCGCCAACCTCGCGATCGCGGTAGCGAAGTTCGTGGCGTTCGTCTTCAGTGGCTCGTCATCGATGCTCGCGGAGTCCGTGCACTCACTCGCCGACTCCGGCAACCAGGGCCTGCTCCTCCTCGGCGGCAAGAAGGCCAAGCGCGAGGCGACCCCGGAACACCCCTTCGGCTACGGCCGCGAGCGCTACATCTACGCCTTCCTCGTCTCCATCGTCCTCTTCTCCGTCGGCGGCATGTTCGCCATCTACGAGGGCTACGAGAAGATCAAGGACCCGCACGAGATCGACCACTGGTACTGGCCGGTCGGCGTCCTCCTCTTCGCGATCATCGCCGAATCGTTCTCCTTCCGGACCGCCATCAAGGAATCCAACGGCCTGCGCGGCGACAAGTCCTGGACCGAGTTCGTCCGTCACGCCAAGGCCCCCGAGCTGCCGGTCGTCCTCCTGGAGGACCTCGGCGCCCTCGTCGGCCTGGTCCTCGCCCTCGGCGGTGTCGGCCTCGCCCTGCTCACCGGCGACGGCGTCTGGGACGGCATCGGCACCCTCTGCATCGGCGTCCTGCTCATCCTGATCGCGATCATCCTCGCCGCCGAGACCAAGTCGCTGCTCCTGGGCGAGGCGGCCGGTCTGGAGGACGTCAGGAAGATCGAGGCCGCGATCGTCGACGGCGACACGGTCCCCGGCATCATCCACATGCGCACCCTCCACCTCGGTCCCGAGGAGTTGTTGGTCGCCGCCAAGATCGCCGTCCGGCACGACGAAACGGCCACCGAGGTCGCCAACGCGATCAACGCCGCCGAGGCCCGCATCCGCGAGGCCGTCCCGATCGCCCGCGTCATCTACCTGGAACCCGACATCTACAGCGAGGCGGAGGCCGCCAAGGGCGCCGATCCCGAGGCCGCCCCCGGTGGCCCGGCCCCCACCGCCGAACACTGACCCACCGGCCACACCACCAGGCACCGCGCACCGGGGCCCGTCGCGACCGACGCGACGGGCCCTTCCCCGTGTTCGGCCCGCGACGGCTCCCGCCCACACGATTCTCCGCCCCGGGCGCCCCCAGCACTCGCTTCGGCCTGATCTGTACGCAGGCGGACTGGGGCAGGCCGGGCCGACCGGTGTAGCTTTGGACGGAGCCAGACGTCGCTGCTGATGGCGGTCGGGCGGTCCCAAGGACCGGCCGAGGGAGAGAGGGCCTCCGACGGACTGCGCTGCGCGCACGCGGGCATGCCTGTGTCCTCTTCGGGGCACCCCTGTGTCCGCCGCCGCGCAGACCAGCCCTACCCACCCTCGACCCGACACCGAGGAGCAGTTCGTCATGACGACTGTCGACAACCGGCAGGACTTCAAGGTCGCCGACCTCTCCCTGGCCGCGTTCGGCCGCAAGGAGATCACTCTCGCCGA is from Streptomyces sp. NBC_01314 and encodes:
- the manA gene encoding mannose-6-phosphate isomerase, class I: MDRLANTVRPYAWGSTTAIPQLLGVAPTGEPQAEMWMGAHPGAPSRTGRGPLTEVIDEAPERELGFQTVAKFGPRLPFLLKLLAAGAPLSLQVHPNLEQAREGYEDEERRGIPIDAGHRNYKDANHKPELICALTEFEGLCGFRAPLQAADLLAALDVDSLKPYVDLLHAHPEEAALREVLTAVLSADPENMSHTVNEAAAACARLGGAHAPYADIAHHYPGDPGVIAAMLLNHVRLQPGEALFLGAGIPHAYLNGLGVEIMANSDNVLRCGLTPKHVDVPELLRVVRFEPTDPGVLRPEASPEGEEVYETPIDEFRLSRYVLPEATAPHDLTRATPQILLCTAGSVRAGEHTLTPGESVFVRADEKARVSGPGTLFRATVVT
- a CDS encoding Trm112 family protein; the protein is MALEAGLLEILACPACHAPLTEEDTELACTNQECGLAYPIRDGIPVLLVDEARRPA
- a CDS encoding cation diffusion facilitator family transporter, yielding MSASGGTKAIVAALAANLAIAVAKFVAFVFSGSSSMLAESVHSLADSGNQGLLLLGGKKAKREATPEHPFGYGRERYIYAFLVSIVLFSVGGMFAIYEGYEKIKDPHEIDHWYWPVGVLLFAIIAESFSFRTAIKESNGLRGDKSWTEFVRHAKAPELPVVLLEDLGALVGLVLALGGVGLALLTGDGVWDGIGTLCIGVLLILIAIILAAETKSLLLGEAAGLEDVRKIEAAIVDGDTVPGIIHMRTLHLGPEELLVAAKIAVRHDETATEVANAINAAEARIREAVPIARVIYLEPDIYSEAEAAKGADPEAAPGGPAPTAEH
- a CDS encoding SIS domain-containing protein, with the translated sequence MLDESLLDTPEALSEADRRDLLRGAAEAGARVRTAIRLGIEAGIPALKPDGRPRSLLFAGPGMASAGVADLLGALAGSSCPIIRLHPTGVAPAAGALRWELPGWAGPVDLLLVATADGSEPGLSILVEQAYRRGSTVVAVAPAHTPVAEAVEAAHGLFVPMATAPYEQEVPLGAAAPGVLWALLTPMLALLDRTGLVDASPDALQKVADRLDHVAERCGPAIATYSNPAKTLAAELADVLPLIWTEGRAAGPVGRRFASALAELAGRPGLAAQLPEALASHTVLLSGPLAANADPDDFFRDRVEDAPVLHARVVLVRDRPTGGLSAVPVARELALSHDTAISELEPEEGSDLETLAEMIAITDFAAVYLSLASGA